A window from Opitutia bacterium ISCC 52 encodes these proteins:
- a CDS encoding fumarate hydratase, whose product MATPEFHYQNPFPLTGDRTEYNLLSSEYVEVSEFEGKPILKVHPEALAMVAQAAMRDIAFFLRPEHLEMVSAILEDPESSDNDRNVALTLLKNAEVSSHGILPFCQDTGTAIIMGNKGQQVWTDSNDAEALSKGVYNTYTKENLRYSQNAPLSMYEEKNTGTNLPAQIDLYATEGMEYKFLFVAKGGGSANKTYFYQKTRAVLNPVALQKFLLEQMGTLGTAACPPYHVAFVIGGTSAEANLKHVKLASTKYYDELPKEGNEHGQAFRDVELENQLLEQSRKLGYGAQFGGKYFALDVRVIRLPRHGASCPIGMGVSCSADRNMKAKINKDGIWLEKLETNPGRFIPDHLREADYQGVVKVDLNRPMTEILAQLSELKVETQLSLTGTIIVARDIAHAKLLERLEKDGDLPDYFKNHPVYYAGPAKTPEGLPSGSFGPTTAGRMDSYVEPFQAVGGSMIMLAKGNRSQQVTDACQKHGGFYLGSIGGPAAILAQDNIKKVELVEYEELGMEAVWKIDVEDFPAFILVDDKGNDFFQGIRKSCEACVAAVGV is encoded by the coding sequence ATGGCCACACCCGAATTCCATTACCAAAACCCATTCCCTTTAACAGGAGACAGAACCGAGTATAATTTACTCTCCTCAGAATACGTCGAAGTATCTGAATTTGAAGGAAAACCCATCCTCAAGGTTCACCCCGAAGCCTTGGCCATGGTCGCTCAAGCAGCCATGCGTGACATAGCATTCTTTCTCAGACCCGAGCACCTGGAAATGGTATCCGCCATTCTGGAGGATCCGGAATCCTCTGATAACGACCGCAACGTAGCACTCACATTGCTGAAAAACGCCGAAGTTTCCTCCCACGGCATCCTACCATTTTGCCAGGATACCGGCACCGCGATCATCATGGGTAACAAGGGACAACAAGTCTGGACTGACAGCAATGATGCGGAAGCACTTTCTAAAGGTGTCTATAATACCTACACGAAGGAAAACCTTCGCTACTCGCAGAATGCCCCACTCTCGATGTACGAGGAAAAGAACACCGGCACTAACTTGCCGGCCCAGATCGATCTTTATGCGACAGAAGGCATGGAGTACAAATTCCTCTTTGTGGCAAAAGGCGGAGGCTCGGCTAACAAAACCTATTTTTATCAAAAAACGCGGGCGGTATTGAATCCCGTTGCCTTGCAAAAGTTTCTGCTGGAACAAATGGGGACTCTAGGCACGGCCGCTTGCCCACCCTACCACGTAGCATTCGTCATTGGCGGGACCAGCGCAGAAGCGAACCTGAAGCACGTCAAATTGGCTTCGACCAAGTATTACGACGAGCTACCGAAAGAAGGAAACGAACATGGTCAGGCTTTTCGCGATGTTGAACTGGAAAACCAACTCCTCGAACAATCACGAAAGCTCGGTTACGGAGCCCAGTTTGGAGGTAAATACTTTGCATTAGACGTTCGCGTGATTCGCCTACCGCGCCATGGAGCTTCCTGCCCCATAGGCATGGGTGTCTCTTGTTCGGCCGACCGAAACATGAAGGCTAAGATCAACAAGGACGGCATCTGGCTAGAAAAACTGGAAACGAATCCTGGCCGCTTCATTCCGGATCACTTGCGCGAAGCCGACTACCAGGGTGTGGTCAAAGTCGATCTCAATCGTCCGATGACCGAGATTCTGGCACAGCTTAGCGAACTCAAAGTTGAAACCCAGTTGAGCCTCACCGGCACGATCATCGTCGCTCGGGATATCGCTCACGCCAAGCTCTTAGAGCGCCTGGAGAAAGACGGGGATCTACCCGATTACTTTAAGAATCACCCTGTTTATTATGCGGGTCCAGCGAAGACTCCAGAGGGTCTACCTTCCGGGTCATTCGGCCCGACTACTGCCGGTCGTATGGACAGCTACGTCGAACCCTTCCAAGCGGTTGGAGGCTCCATGATCATGCTGGCCAAAGGTAACCGCAGTCAGCAGGTCACCGATGCATGTCAAAAGCATGGTGGATTTTACCTGGGCTCCATTGGAGGACCAGCGGCCATCCTTGCTCAAGACAACATCAAGAAAGTGGAGCTGGTCGAATACGAAGAGCTAGGCATGGAAGCCGTATGGAAAATCGACGTTGAAGACTTTCCGGCCTTCATTCTGGTAGATGATAAAGGAAATGATTTCTTTCAGGGTATTCGTAAGAGTTGCGAAGCCTGTGTGGCGGCTGTAGGCGTATAG